A genomic window from Dechloromonas sp. A34 includes:
- a CDS encoding iron transporter → MLTIKKLVSAFALSAALAAPALALEYPIGVPQQRAGMEIAAVYLQPVEMEPEGHMRKAAESDIHIEADIHALANNPNGFEEGAWIPYLMIKFEVSKIGADFKVAGDFMPMVANDGPHYGDNIKLAGPGKYKVKYTILPPSANPHAHFGRHTDRATGVRPWFKPFEVEYEFTYVGIGKKGGY, encoded by the coding sequence ATGCTGACCATCAAGAAGCTCGTTTCCGCGTTCGCACTATCCGCCGCCCTCGCCGCTCCGGCACTGGCCCTCGAATACCCGATCGGCGTTCCGCAACAGCGCGCCGGCATGGAAATCGCCGCCGTCTATCTGCAGCCGGTGGAAATGGAACCGGAAGGCCACATGCGCAAGGCCGCCGAATCCGACATCCACATCGAAGCCGATATCCACGCCCTGGCCAACAACCCGAACGGTTTCGAGGAAGGGGCATGGATTCCCTACCTGATGATCAAGTTCGAAGTCTCCAAGATCGGCGCCGATTTCAAGGTCGCCGGCGACTTCATGCCGATGGTTGCCAACGACGGCCCGCATTACGGCGACAACATCAAGCTCGCCGGCCCCGGCAAGTACAAGGTGAAGTACACCATCCTGCCGCCGTCGGCCAACCCGCACGCCCACTTCGGCCGCCACACCGACCGCGCCACTGGCGTCCGCCCGTGGTTCAAGCCTTTTGAAGTCGAGTACGAATTCACCTACGTCGGCATCGGCAAAAAAGGCGGCTACTGA
- a CDS encoding ExbD/TolR family protein encodes MAMGSFNPQNHQMPTAEINMTPLVDVMLVLLIIFIITAPLMTHQVPVDLPRAASTPSPEKPLTLQVAITADNVVHVGSETVDASILEQKFREAVARDANVEMHLKADRATRYETVAETMSAARRAGLTKIGFVTQPGAAAI; translated from the coding sequence ATGGCTATGGGCAGCTTCAACCCGCAAAACCACCAGATGCCGACGGCGGAAATCAACATGACGCCGCTGGTCGACGTGATGCTGGTGCTGCTGATCATCTTCATCATCACCGCGCCGCTGATGACGCACCAGGTGCCGGTCGATCTGCCGCGCGCCGCGAGCACGCCGTCGCCGGAGAAGCCGCTGACCCTGCAGGTCGCCATCACCGCCGACAACGTCGTTCATGTCGGCAGCGAGACCGTCGACGCCAGCATACTGGAACAGAAGTTCCGCGAGGCCGTCGCCCGCGACGCCAATGTCGAAATGCACCTCAAGGCCGACCGCGCCACGCGTTACGAAACCGTCGCCGAAACGATGAGCGCCGCCCGCCGGGCCGGCCTGACCAAGATCGGCTTCGTCACCCAGCCGGGAGCCGCCGCCATCTGA
- a CDS encoding MotA/TolQ/ExbB proton channel family protein, producing the protein MQENSFGFAHLWASGDSISHAVAIILAIMSVASWYLILAKAVDWWSMRRAAKALGAFWSASSVGDGIALLNQAGADSPYAQLATQANGCNNDCEAATGRLASRFDPAEQMERALRQQLSSTQAGMENGLTLLATTGATAPFVGLLGTVWSIYHALLAIGLSGQAALEKVAGPVGEALIMTAAGLAVALPAVFAYNAFTRANRVILAELDAFAHDLHAFFTVGKPFVANSAQIHPMRARVATEAA; encoded by the coding sequence ATGCAGGAAAACTCTTTCGGTTTCGCCCATCTGTGGGCCAGCGGCGACAGCATTTCCCACGCCGTCGCGATCATTCTGGCCATCATGTCGGTGGCCAGCTGGTACCTGATCCTGGCCAAGGCCGTCGACTGGTGGTCCATGCGCCGTGCTGCAAAAGCGCTCGGCGCCTTCTGGTCGGCGAGCAGTGTCGGCGATGGCATTGCCCTGCTCAATCAGGCCGGCGCCGACAGCCCTTACGCCCAACTGGCGACGCAGGCCAACGGCTGCAACAACGATTGCGAAGCCGCGACCGGCCGCCTCGCTTCCCGCTTCGACCCCGCCGAACAGATGGAACGCGCCCTGCGCCAGCAACTGTCGAGCACCCAGGCCGGCATGGAAAACGGCCTGACCCTGTTGGCGACGACCGGCGCCACCGCTCCCTTCGTCGGCCTGCTCGGCACCGTCTGGAGCATCTACCACGCCCTGCTCGCCATCGGCCTCTCCGGCCAGGCGGCGCTCGAAAAGGTCGCCGGCCCGGTCGGCGAAGCCCTGATCATGACCGCCGCCGGCCTCGCCGTCGCGCTGCCCGCCGTCTTCGCCTACAACGCCTTCACCCGCGCCAACCGCGTCATCCTGGCCGAGCTCGACGCTTTCGCCCACGACCTGCATGCCTTCTTCACGGTCGGCAAGCCGTTCGTCGCCAACAGCGCCCAGATCCACCCGATGCGCGCCCGCGTCGCGACGGAGGCCGCATAA